One Azoarcus sp. DN11 DNA segment encodes these proteins:
- a CDS encoding extracellular solute-binding protein, producing the protein MASLFRPLLLACACLLGIAGAHAEEKFITVASTTSTEQSGLFGYLLPRFEQQSGIKVHVVALGTGQALDTARRGDADVVFVHDRVAEEKFVAEGFGVERKEVMYNDFILVGPKADPAKVAGGHDIVEALKKIEATKAPFVSRGDKSGTHAAELRLWKIAGIDLDQAKGPWYRDSGSGMGPALNMAASLGAYILADRGTWLSFKNRQDLVIAVEGDKRLFNQYGVILVNPAKHPHVKREMGQQFIDWVVSPTGQNVIADYKINGEQLFFPNAAK; encoded by the coding sequence ATGGCAAGTCTGTTCCGCCCCCTGCTGCTCGCCTGCGCCTGCCTGCTGGGCATCGCGGGTGCCCATGCCGAGGAAAAATTCATCACCGTCGCGTCGACAACCTCCACCGAACAATCCGGCCTCTTCGGCTACCTGCTGCCACGCTTCGAACAGCAGTCCGGCATCAAGGTGCACGTCGTCGCGCTGGGCACCGGCCAGGCGCTCGACACGGCCCGCCGCGGCGACGCCGACGTCGTGTTCGTGCATGACCGCGTTGCCGAAGAGAAATTCGTCGCCGAAGGCTTCGGCGTCGAACGCAAGGAAGTGATGTACAACGACTTCATCCTCGTCGGCCCGAAGGCCGATCCGGCGAAAGTCGCCGGCGGCCACGATATCGTCGAGGCACTGAAGAAGATCGAGGCGACGAAGGCGCCCTTCGTTTCGCGCGGCGACAAGAGCGGCACGCACGCGGCCGAGCTGCGCCTATGGAAAATCGCCGGCATCGACCTCGACCAAGCCAAAGGGCCGTGGTACCGCGATTCCGGCTCGGGCATGGGCCCCGCGCTCAACATGGCCGCTTCGCTCGGCGCCTACATCCTCGCCGACCGCGGCACCTGGCTGTCATTCAAGAACCGCCAGGACCTCGTGATCGCGGTCGAAGGCGACAAGCGTCTTTTCAACCAGTATGGCGTGATCCTCGTGAACCCCGCGAAGCATCCGCACGTGAAACGCGAGATGGGCCAGCAGTTCATCGACTGGGTCGTCTCGCCGACGGGCCAGAATGTCATCGCCGACTACAAGATCAACGGCGAGCAGCTCTTTTTCCCCAACGCGGCGAAGTAA
- a CDS encoding substrate-binding domain-containing protein, translating to MGVTLDYRFTAGAGDPQPGGALQLGNPLTAMLDAIRVQGSIAKAAGQLGVSYRHLWGELRRHEAAFGQALIAGGQGRAARLSEFGERLLWAEKRALARLLPQAESLAGVLDREMLLAVDPGLVVTSVAASHDLLFGGLRQTLLGAARVLLDVEYVGSTQALQRLNAGGCALAGIHLPLDDERLCRRGSRIHAAIGRELRLGVHKLIRFAHREQGVIVAPGNPRGLAALADLARPGVVFVNRRKGSGTRLVFDELLARAHLSHASIAGYATEEHTHLSVAAQVAAGSADCGFGLRAAAQRFGLDFVPLVREQYFLVCLKEELASPALRAVLDALRSDGFRRLAEAQAGYDAAGAGEIVSLRRTLPWYK from the coding sequence ATGGGCGTGACACTCGATTACCGCTTCACTGCCGGCGCCGGCGACCCGCAGCCGGGCGGCGCCTTGCAGTTGGGCAATCCGCTGACGGCGATGCTCGACGCGATCCGCGTGCAGGGCTCGATCGCGAAGGCGGCCGGGCAATTGGGGGTGTCATATCGCCACCTGTGGGGCGAACTGCGGCGGCACGAGGCGGCGTTCGGGCAGGCGTTGATCGCCGGTGGACAGGGGCGTGCGGCGCGGCTGTCGGAGTTTGGCGAAAGGTTGCTGTGGGCCGAGAAGCGCGCACTGGCGCGCCTGCTGCCGCAGGCCGAGAGCCTCGCGGGCGTGCTCGATCGCGAGATGCTGCTGGCGGTTGATCCGGGACTCGTGGTGACCTCGGTTGCGGCGAGCCATGACCTGCTGTTCGGCGGGCTGCGCCAGACGCTGCTGGGGGCGGCGCGCGTGCTGCTCGATGTCGAGTACGTCGGCAGCACGCAGGCGCTGCAGCGGCTCAATGCGGGGGGCTGCGCGCTCGCGGGCATCCATCTGCCGCTCGATGACGAGCGCCTGTGCCGGCGCGGTTCGCGCATCCACGCCGCGATCGGGCGCGAGTTGCGCCTGGGCGTGCACAAGCTGATCCGCTTCGCGCACCGCGAGCAGGGCGTGATCGTCGCGCCCGGCAATCCGCGCGGGCTGGCGGCGCTCGCGGACCTCGCGCGGCCGGGCGTCGTGTTCGTCAATCGGCGGAAGGGTTCCGGCACGCGCCTGGTGTTCGACGAGCTGCTCGCGCGGGCGCACCTGTCGCACGCAAGCATTGCGGGGTATGCCACCGAGGAGCACACGCACCTGTCGGTAGCGGCGCAGGTGGCCGCGGGGAGCGCTGACTGCGGCTTCGGGCTGCGCGCGGCAGCGCAGCGCTTCGGCCTCGATTTCGTGCCGCTCGTGCGCGAACAGTATTTCCTCGTGTGCCTCAAGGAGGAACTGGCGTCGCCGGCGCTGCGGGCCGTGCTCGACGCCCTGCGCAGCGACGGTTTTCGCCGCCTGGCCGAGGCGCAGGCGGGCTACGATGCGGCCGGCGCGGGCGAGATCGTGTCGCTGCGGCGCACGTTGCCCTGGTACAAGTAG
- a CDS encoding multiheme c-type cytochrome produces the protein MLLLAACSPGPGASSSPAAAPPAAEDHQAFLERHWQRPLAPQGKAPAGVSPQEASLDPAACGTCHQSQFEDWKTALHSRAMGPGLFGQLQEMAADAVDDHQACLRCHAPLAEQEEHLQQALAASPRSVPPRPDGAAYAHGLTCAGCHVREQRRFGPARRDGSGPGAGEQLPHAGWQVSAAFEDSRFCAACHQFESDGPALNGKLLENTYEEWRASRHAKEQRTCQSCHMPDRRHLWRGIHDPEMVKSGLGIETSAPAIAGGDVSSELRIANQGVGHAFPTYVTPHVLVEIGQADGHGALVESTVERHLIARDVSLDLTTEHADTRILPDEVRRYSYRGSLHPQAVALAVRIKVEPDAFYADFYRATLRDPDFKKGRAAISQALRHAEQSSYVLYESRQALPARPTRSMGEKAVP, from the coding sequence ATGCTGCTGCTTGCCGCCTGCAGTCCCGGTCCGGGAGCCTCCTCCTCCCCGGCGGCCGCGCCGCCGGCGGCGGAAGATCATCAGGCTTTTCTCGAACGGCACTGGCAACGGCCGCTCGCACCGCAGGGCAAGGCGCCGGCGGGTGTCAGCCCGCAGGAAGCCTCCCTCGACCCGGCCGCCTGCGGCACCTGCCACCAGAGTCAGTTCGAGGACTGGAAGACGGCGCTGCACAGCCGCGCCATGGGGCCCGGGCTGTTCGGGCAGTTGCAGGAAATGGCCGCCGACGCCGTCGATGACCACCAGGCCTGCCTGCGCTGCCACGCGCCGCTGGCCGAGCAGGAAGAGCATCTGCAGCAGGCGCTGGCCGCCTCGCCCCGTTCCGTGCCGCCACGACCCGACGGCGCGGCCTACGCCCATGGCCTCACCTGCGCCGGCTGCCATGTCCGCGAGCAGCGGCGCTTCGGCCCGGCCCGCCGAGACGGCAGCGGCCCCGGAGCGGGAGAACAACTGCCCCACGCCGGCTGGCAAGTGAGCGCGGCTTTCGAGGATTCCCGTTTCTGCGCCGCCTGCCACCAGTTCGAGTCCGACGGCCCGGCCCTCAACGGCAAGCTTCTGGAAAACACCTACGAGGAGTGGCGGGCCAGCCGCCATGCCAAGGAGCAGCGCACCTGCCAGTCCTGCCACATGCCCGACCGGCGCCATCTGTGGCGCGGCATCCATGATCCGGAAATGGTGAAGTCCGGCCTGGGCATCGAGACCTCGGCCCCGGCCATCGCCGGCGGTGACGTTTCGAGTGAACTGCGCATTGCCAACCAGGGGGTGGGACATGCCTTCCCGACCTACGTCACGCCCCATGTCCTGGTCGAGATCGGCCAGGCAGACGGGCACGGCGCACTGGTCGAATCCACGGTCGAGCGCCACCTGATCGCCCGCGACGTGAGCCTGGATCTCACCACCGAGCACGCCGACACGCGCATCCTGCCGGACGAGGTGCGGCGTTATTCCTACCGCGGCTCGTTGCATCCGCAAGCGGTTGCCCTGGCGGTGCGGATCAAGGTCGAACCCGATGCCTTCTATGCCGATTTCTACCGCGCCACCCTGCGCGACCCGGACTTCAAAAAAGGCCGCGCAGCGATCAGCCAGGCATTGCGCCACGCCGAGCAGTCAAGCTACGTGCTCTACGAGTCGCGACAGGCATTGCCTGCGCGCCCGACACGTTCCATGGGCGAGAAGGCCGTGCCATGA
- a CDS encoding cytochrome c peroxidase, giving the protein MNSSAKPRNARLAALISCGLLATILGGPVLAANPNPCAPKNPCAAKAGNPCAAKNPCAAKNPCAAGAKIDPKQVVRPAGYKPYQGDKAALLADGERLFKDTKLSTNGMSCNTCHQGDNAYQASFAKPYPHAVQMAKESVGLKQIHLDEMVQLCMVKPMATQPLPWNSKELASLVAYVGEVQKGFKPGAAKANPCAAKNPCAAKKQ; this is encoded by the coding sequence ATGAATTCATCCGCAAAACCCCGCAATGCGCGACTCGCTGCGCTGATTTCGTGCGGCCTGCTGGCCACCATCCTGGGGGGGCCGGTCCTGGCCGCCAATCCCAATCCTTGTGCACCGAAAAATCCGTGCGCCGCCAAGGCCGGCAATCCCTGCGCGGCGAAGAATCCGTGTGCCGCCAAGAACCCCTGCGCGGCAGGCGCCAAGATCGACCCCAAGCAAGTTGTCCGACCGGCCGGCTACAAGCCCTACCAGGGGGACAAGGCCGCGCTGCTCGCCGACGGCGAACGACTCTTCAAGGACACCAAGCTGAGCACCAACGGCATGTCTTGCAACACCTGCCACCAGGGCGACAACGCTTATCAGGCGAGCTTCGCCAAGCCTTACCCACATGCCGTCCAGATGGCCAAGGAGAGCGTCGGGCTAAAGCAGATTCACCTCGATGAAATGGTCCAGCTGTGCATGGTGAAGCCCATGGCCACCCAGCCGCTGCCTTGGAATTCCAAGGAACTGGCATCGCTTGTCGCGTACGTCGGCGAGGTGCAGAAGGGATTCAAGCCCGGTGCGGCGAAGGCCAATCCTTGTGCTGCCAAGAACCCGTGTGCCGCCAAGAAGCAGTAA
- the pstC gene encoding phosphate ABC transporter permease subunit PstC: protein MDARADRFFRRCVAGAAIFVLVALALIGASMIWGGRAAFETFGWHFLVSTEWDAVNKDFGALVPIYGTLVTAAIAMLIAVPVSFGIAFFLTEVAPQWLRTPIAAAVELLAGVPSIIYGMWGLFVFVPFMADNALPWINDNLGSLPGVGALFQGPPLGIGMLSAGIVLSIMIIPFISSIMRDVFLSVPRGLKESAYALGATTFEVVWDVVLPYTRTAVVGGIFLGLGRALGETMAVTFVLGNAHQLSASLLMPGNSIAATIANEFTEADSDLYLSSLIALGFLLFVVTFVVLLIARLMLRGVARKEGQR from the coding sequence TGCCCGGGCGGATCGGTTCTTCCGCCGGTGCGTGGCGGGCGCCGCGATTTTCGTCCTGGTGGCGCTCGCCCTCATCGGCGCATCGATGATCTGGGGCGGGCGCGCCGCCTTCGAAACCTTCGGCTGGCACTTCCTCGTCAGCACCGAGTGGGATGCGGTCAACAAGGATTTCGGGGCGCTGGTGCCGATCTACGGCACGCTGGTGACCGCAGCGATTGCCATGCTCATCGCGGTGCCGGTCAGCTTCGGCATCGCGTTCTTCCTCACCGAAGTCGCGCCACAGTGGCTGCGCACGCCGATCGCCGCGGCCGTCGAACTGCTCGCCGGCGTGCCATCGATCATCTACGGCATGTGGGGGCTCTTCGTCTTCGTGCCCTTCATGGCCGACAACGCCCTGCCGTGGATCAACGACAACCTCGGCAGCCTGCCCGGGGTGGGGGCGCTGTTCCAGGGGCCGCCGCTCGGGATCGGGATGCTCAGCGCCGGCATCGTGCTGTCCATCATGATCATCCCCTTCATCTCGTCGATCATGCGCGACGTGTTCCTGTCGGTGCCGCGCGGGCTCAAGGAGTCGGCCTACGCGCTGGGGGCCACGACTTTCGAGGTGGTGTGGGATGTCGTCCTGCCCTACACGCGCACCGCGGTGGTCGGCGGCATCTTTCTCGGGCTTGGCCGGGCGCTGGGGGAAACCATGGCCGTCACCTTCGTGCTCGGCAACGCGCACCAACTGTCGGCGTCGCTCCTGATGCCCGGCAACTCGATCGCCGCGACCATCGCCAACGAATTCACCGAAGCCGACTCCGACCTGTACCTGTCGTCACTGATCGCGCTCGGCTTCCTCCTGTTCGTCGTGACTTTTGTCGTGCTCCTGATTGCACGGTTGATGCTGCGCGGCGTCGCCCGGAAGGAGGGGCAACGATGA
- the pstA gene encoding phosphate ABC transporter permease PstA — protein sequence MKPALHKHILRRKIRDRFAKTLSAAAVGFALFWLSWILWVTLAHGLTALKPELLTHMTPPPGEEGGLANALFGSLTMSFLAIVMAVPIGIAAGTYLAETAQWRALRESVRFVNDILLSAPSIIIGLFVYTLLVRPFSHFSGWAGAVALALIALPVVVRTTDEMLRLVPAAMREAALSLGIPQWKVTTHVLYRAALPGIITGIMLALARISGETAPLLFTALNNQYWSTDLGAPLASVPVVIFQYAMSPYEEWHALAWAGAFAITLLVLVLSLIARSVVAKRRISHE from the coding sequence ATGAAACCCGCCCTGCACAAGCACATCCTGCGCCGGAAGATCCGCGACCGCTTCGCCAAGACCCTCAGCGCCGCTGCGGTGGGCTTCGCGCTCTTCTGGCTGAGCTGGATTCTGTGGGTCACGCTCGCCCACGGACTGACGGCGCTCAAGCCCGAACTGCTGACCCACATGACGCCGCCGCCGGGCGAGGAAGGCGGGTTGGCGAACGCGTTGTTCGGCAGCCTGACCATGAGCTTCCTCGCCATCGTGATGGCCGTGCCGATCGGCATCGCCGCGGGTACCTATCTCGCCGAAACGGCACAGTGGCGGGCCCTGCGTGAAAGCGTGCGCTTCGTCAACGACATCCTCCTGTCGGCCCCCTCGATCATCATCGGTCTCTTCGTGTACACGCTGCTGGTGCGCCCGTTCAGTCACTTTTCGGGGTGGGCGGGCGCGGTGGCGCTGGCCCTGATCGCCCTCCCGGTGGTCGTGCGCACCACCGACGAGATGTTGCGACTGGTTCCCGCCGCCATGCGCGAAGCCGCACTGTCGCTGGGCATCCCGCAATGGAAAGTGACGACCCACGTCCTGTACCGCGCCGCCTTGCCCGGGATCATCACCGGCATCATGCTGGCGCTCGCGCGCATCAGCGGCGAGACCGCGCCCCTCCTGTTCACTGCGCTCAACAACCAGTACTGGAGCACGGATCTCGGCGCGCCGCTCGCCAGCGTTCCGGTGGTCATTTTCCAGTACGCCATGAGCCCGTACGAAGAGTGGCACGCGCTCGCCTGGGCCGGCGCGTTTGCCATCACGCTGCTGGTCCTGGTGCTGAGCCTGATCGCCCGGTCGGTGGTTGCGAAGCGACGGATATCACATGAATGA
- a CDS encoding thioredoxin domain-containing protein, with translation MNRMSAGALLRGMALAASVMFAAGPGHCDDASAGDTGSTHRYTNRLIDSDDPYLLLHAHNPVDWYPWGPEALAKAKRENRPIFISVGYSTCYWCHVAERMIYSNPEIAKLMNDWFINIKIDREQRPDIDGIYMLATQLMAGHGGWPNNVFLTPDLKPFFAGSYFPPNDDGPGRPGFPTVLKAIHDAWSSHPADVLRRADAVLAAMRQVQQQDAAASVPIEPAESLAKVREELLREQDAKQGGLNQGTTKFPNAPALSLLLADYRATRNVASLAMLKTALDAMALGGIHDQLGGGLHRYSTEPSWSIPHFEKMLYDNAQLLRLYAETWQLTRVPLYRAMAEDIAAYLEQRMMAPAGGFYAAQDAEVGGREGASYLWHQTEIEAILGKVAARHFFRVYALTTLPDRAPSPTDDPEGVLRVRVPLGETLKRAGDDELTRVLAALAPSRDALRAARERRAQPARDEKIIVAWNALAIDALARSGQILDEAHHIALARQAASVLWEQAFDSRTGDLKHEIFHGRAQIPAYLDDYALFGSALLSLGETSGEAVWQQRAQQVGAAMLRRFWHADGLATTQSGDDLLLPPPQYGDHAAPSGPSAALELLARLHIATGKAVYADAAESIVVHLGAALTGQPGQWPSAIAAMTRYPLPADETARKHATDEAKVRPGPPSSADHVHARGEVRRTDLGDMISITLVVDPGYHVNANPATFDYLIPTRVSFKSLPGIPITYPDATVIRPQFAPEGLKTYEGTVNISARVAKPGALPVKAIDAEVSVQACNDEACLPPATLPLVIPGK, from the coding sequence ATGAACCGGATGAGCGCCGGCGCCCTGCTCCGCGGCATGGCGCTGGCCGCCAGCGTGATGTTCGCGGCAGGGCCCGGTCATTGCGACGACGCTTCGGCGGGCGATACGGGCAGCACTCACCGCTACACCAACCGCCTGATCGATTCCGACGATCCCTATTTGCTGCTGCACGCCCACAACCCCGTGGACTGGTACCCCTGGGGGCCGGAAGCGCTCGCGAAGGCCAAGCGGGAGAATCGCCCCATATTCATTTCGGTGGGCTACAGCACGTGCTACTGGTGCCATGTGGCGGAGCGGATGATCTATTCCAATCCGGAGATCGCCAAGCTGATGAACGACTGGTTCATCAACATCAAGATCGATCGCGAGCAGCGCCCCGACATCGACGGCATCTACATGCTGGCGACGCAGCTGATGGCGGGCCACGGCGGTTGGCCCAACAACGTGTTCCTGACGCCGGACCTGAAACCCTTTTTCGCCGGCAGCTACTTTCCCCCGAACGATGACGGCCCCGGGCGCCCCGGTTTTCCGACCGTGCTCAAGGCCATCCACGATGCCTGGTCAAGCCATCCGGCGGACGTTCTGCGCCGGGCCGACGCCGTTCTCGCCGCCATGCGCCAGGTGCAGCAACAGGACGCGGCGGCAAGTGTTCCGATCGAACCGGCCGAATCCCTGGCCAAGGTCCGGGAAGAACTGTTGCGTGAGCAGGATGCAAAGCAGGGCGGACTGAACCAGGGCACCACGAAATTCCCCAACGCACCAGCACTGAGCCTGCTGTTGGCGGATTACCGTGCCACCCGCAATGTCGCGTCGCTCGCGATGCTCAAGACCGCCCTGGACGCGATGGCCCTGGGCGGCATCCACGACCAGCTCGGCGGTGGCCTGCACCGCTACAGTACCGAGCCCAGCTGGTCCATCCCCCACTTCGAGAAGATGCTGTACGACAACGCCCAGTTGTTGAGACTCTATGCCGAGACCTGGCAACTGACCCGGGTTCCGCTCTACCGCGCCATGGCCGAGGACATCGCCGCCTACCTCGAACAGCGGATGATGGCCCCCGCCGGCGGATTCTATGCCGCCCAGGACGCCGAGGTCGGCGGGCGCGAGGGGGCGAGCTACCTGTGGCACCAGACGGAAATCGAGGCCATCCTGGGCAAGGTGGCGGCCCGCCACTTCTTCCGGGTCTATGCCCTGACCACGCTGCCGGACCGGGCCCCATCCCCGACCGACGATCCCGAAGGCGTGCTGCGCGTGCGCGTGCCGCTCGGCGAGACCCTGAAGCGTGCCGGCGACGACGAGCTCACCCGCGTCCTGGCCGCCTTGGCGCCGTCCCGGGATGCATTGCGCGCAGCCCGTGAACGCCGGGCACAGCCCGCCCGCGACGAAAAAATCATCGTCGCCTGGAACGCGCTGGCGATCGATGCGCTGGCACGGAGCGGGCAAATCCTGGATGAGGCGCACCATATCGCCCTTGCCAGACAGGCAGCAAGCGTTCTCTGGGAGCAGGCGTTTGATTCCCGAACCGGCGATCTGAAACACGAGATCTTTCACGGTCGGGCGCAGATCCCCGCCTATCTGGACGACTACGCCTTGTTCGGCAGCGCCTTGCTGAGTCTTGGCGAGACGAGCGGGGAAGCGGTTTGGCAACAGCGGGCCCAGCAGGTCGGAGCGGCCATGCTGCGCCGCTTCTGGCATGCCGATGGGCTTGCCACCACCCAGTCCGGCGATGACCTGTTGCTGCCGCCGCCGCAATACGGGGACCACGCTGCCCCTTCCGGCCCATCGGCCGCACTGGAATTGCTCGCTCGGCTCCACATCGCCACCGGCAAGGCGGTGTATGCGGATGCCGCAGAGTCCATCGTCGTCCACCTCGGTGCGGCCTTGACCGGACAGCCCGGTCAGTGGCCCAGCGCCATCGCCGCCATGACTCGCTACCCGCTTCCGGCTGACGAGACGGCGAGGAAGCACGCGACGGACGAGGCCAAAGTCCGACCCGGCCCGCCGAGCAGCGCCGATCATGTACACGCCCGAGGCGAGGTGCGCCGCACAGACCTGGGCGACATGATCAGCATTACCCTCGTGGTCGATCCGGGGTATCACGTCAATGCCAATCCCGCCACTTTCGACTACCTCATCCCGACCCGCGTATCCTTCAAGAGTTTGCCGGGCATCCCGATCACCTATCCCGACGCCACCGTGATCAGGCCGCAATTCGCGCCGGAGGGCTTGAAGACCTACGAGGGCACGGTGAACATCAGCGCCCGGGTAGCGAAACCCGGCGCCCTCCCGGTTAAGGCGATCGATGCCGAAGTCAGCGTCCAGGCGTGCAACGACGAAGCCTGCCTGCCGCCCGCCACGCTGCCGCTGGTGATTCCCGGGAAATGA
- the pstB gene encoding phosphate ABC transporter ATP-binding protein PstB, which produces MIGDILQPAQEFPARISVRHLDFFYGKTRALTDISLDIPDSRVTAIIGPSGCGKSTLLRIFNRIYDTQTGQHAQGKVLLDGENILEPDYPINRLRRKVGMVFQRPTPFPMSIYENIAFAIRHHERVSRSELDGRVEAALRSAALWDEVRDRLRQNAHSLSGGQQQRLCIARAIAVQPEVILMDEPTSALDPISTIRIEELISELKLNYTIVIVTHNMQQAARVSDTTAYMYLGRLIEVDRTDKIFVNPERQETADYITGRFG; this is translated from the coding sequence ATGATCGGCGACATCCTGCAACCCGCGCAGGAATTTCCCGCCCGGATATCGGTGCGTCACCTGGATTTCTTTTACGGCAAGACGCGGGCGTTGACGGATATCAGCCTCGACATCCCCGACTCCCGGGTCACCGCCATCATCGGCCCTTCGGGCTGCGGGAAATCCACCCTGCTGAGAATCTTCAACCGGATCTATGACACCCAGACCGGGCAGCACGCGCAGGGGAAAGTCCTGCTGGACGGCGAAAACATCCTGGAACCGGACTACCCGATCAACCGTCTCCGCCGCAAGGTAGGCATGGTCTTTCAGCGTCCGACTCCGTTCCCGATGTCGATCTACGAAAACATCGCCTTCGCGATACGCCACCACGAACGCGTATCGCGCTCCGAACTCGATGGTCGCGTGGAAGCGGCCTTGCGTTCGGCCGCGCTGTGGGATGAAGTCCGGGACCGGCTCCGGCAGAACGCGCACAGCCTGTCGGGGGGCCAGCAGCAACGCCTGTGCATCGCCCGCGCGATCGCCGTCCAGCCGGAAGTCATCCTGATGGATGAACCGACCTCCGCGCTCGATCCGATTTCCACGATACGGATCGAGGAACTGATCAGCGAATTGAAGCTGAACTACACGATCGTCATCGTGACGCACAACATGCAGCAAGCCGCTCGCGTGTCCGACACGACGGCCTACATGTACCTAGGCAGGCTGATCGAAGTCGACCGCACGGACAAGATTTTCGTCAATCCGGAGAGACAGGAAACGGCCGACTACATCACGGGACGGTTTGGCTAG